In a genomic window of Deltaproteobacteria bacterium:
- the acs gene encoding acetate--CoA ligase yields MIPVKETIAKEATVASLEQYNELYRQSIDDPATFWQEQSERLSWFQQGINVSDTDYDGVHLSWFQNWKLNAAYNCIDRHVETQPDKTAIIWAKDEPGEYEHISYRDLQRHVSQMANVLKAQGVGKGDRVCIYLPMIPELAYSVLACARIGAIHSVVFAGFSADSLRDRIVDATCKLLITANEGVRGGKAIALKAISDEAVDGLECIEKVLVAKRTDTEVSMTQGRDLWLHEELPRQRTVCPVEWMDAEDPLFILYTSGSTGKPKGLVHTTGGYLLYASMTHEHIFDLKSDDVYMCAADVGWITGHSYILYGPLANGTTTVMFESTPVYPDAGRYWQVVDDLKVNIFYTAPTAIRAIARHGDEEVTKYSRESLRILGTVGEPINPEVWEWYHDVVGNKRCAVVDTWWQTETGGILISPLPGATPCKPGSATLPFFGVQPILVDDEGKELKGNGVSGNLCLKQPWPGQSRTIWGDHERFCQTYFSMFPGLYFTGDGCRRDEDGYYWITGRVDDVLNVSGHRLGTAEIESALVAHPS; encoded by the coding sequence ATGATTCCCGTAAAAGAAACCATTGCCAAAGAAGCGACCGTTGCAAGCTTAGAGCAATACAATGAACTCTACAGGCAATCGATTGATGATCCTGCCACCTTTTGGCAAGAGCAATCTGAGCGGCTTAGTTGGTTTCAGCAGGGAATCAATGTTTCTGATACCGATTACGACGGTGTCCATCTGTCTTGGTTTCAAAACTGGAAACTCAATGCTGCTTATAACTGTATCGACAGACACGTGGAAACGCAGCCGGACAAGACGGCCATCATTTGGGCCAAAGATGAGCCGGGTGAGTACGAGCATATAAGCTACCGCGATTTACAACGTCATGTTTCTCAAATGGCGAATGTCTTAAAAGCACAAGGCGTTGGTAAAGGAGACCGTGTCTGCATTTACTTGCCGATGATTCCAGAGCTTGCCTACAGCGTGTTGGCTTGTGCACGAATTGGTGCAATCCACTCGGTTGTTTTCGCCGGATTTTCAGCCGATAGCCTTCGCGATAGAATCGTTGATGCAACCTGTAAGCTCTTGATTACGGCTAATGAAGGTGTGCGGGGCGGTAAAGCCATCGCACTTAAAGCTATCAGTGACGAAGCCGTCGATGGTTTAGAGTGCATAGAAAAAGTGTTGGTCGCCAAGCGCACTGATACTGAAGTCTCGATGACCCAAGGCCGCGACTTGTGGCTCCACGAAGAGCTGCCACGCCAGCGCACTGTCTGCCCGGTTGAGTGGATGGATGCCGAAGATCCTCTTTTCATTCTTTACACGTCAGGATCCACCGGAAAGCCAAAGGGCCTAGTTCACACAACTGGAGGCTACCTGCTCTACGCCTCCATGACCCATGAACACATTTTCGATTTGAAATCTGACGATGTTTACATGTGTGCGGCAGATGTTGGCTGGATTACCGGACACAGCTATATTCTCTATGGGCCGTTGGCCAATGGAACCACCACGGTGATGTTCGAATCAACCCCGGTTTATCCAGACGCGGGTCGTTACTGGCAGGTTGTAGACGACCTGAAGGTTAACATTTTCTATACAGCGCCCACCGCAATTCGAGCCATCGCTCGCCACGGAGATGAAGAGGTCACGAAGTATAGTCGAGAGAGCCTTAGAATTCTGGGAACAGTGGGGGAACCGATTAACCCGGAAGTGTGGGAGTGGTATCATGACGTCGTTGGCAACAAGCGCTGCGCAGTCGTCGATACTTGGTGGCAAACAGAGACCGGCGGTATTTTGATATCTCCTCTTCCTGGCGCGACACCATGTAAGCCTGGTTCAGCAACACTTCCCTTCTTCGGAGTTCAGCCCATTCTTGTTGACGATGAAGGAAAAGAACTCAAGGGCAATGGTGTCTCGGGGAACTTGTGTTTAAAGCAGCCTTGGCCCGGGCAGAGTCGAACGATTTGGGGAGACCATGAGCGGTTTTGCCAAACTTACTTCTCCATGTTCCCTGGGCTTTATTTTACCGGTGATGGTTGTCGCAGAGATGAGGATGGCTATTACTGGATTACCGGCCGCGTCGATGATGTCCTCAACGTATCAGGTCACCGGTTAGGAACGGCGGAAATTGAAAGTGCGTTGGTTGCACATCCGTC